A window of the Salvelinus alpinus chromosome 25, SLU_Salpinus.1, whole genome shotgun sequence genome harbors these coding sequences:
- the nkx2.9 gene encoding NK2 transcription factor related, locus 9, with the protein MAVAAKFSFSVRSILDLPEHDAKTAHPSPGNSCYSSPYSSWMDSDRSPCLSSDEGSLEISPNKSDESSLDSEAEKKKKRRVLFSKVQTFELERRFRQQRYLSAPEREQLAHLLRLTPTQIKIWFQNHRYKMKRSRVEGAPQDINQSPMLRRVVVPILVRDGKPYQTCFINTENGGCLRPTTSPGTPFSLGYQSFQLPSPFGLPSPYQHFASPAASRHTFAWRDFLNDSAQFSSFK; encoded by the exons ATGGCTGTTGCTGCAAAGTTCAGTTTTTCCGTGAGGAGCATCCTGGATTTGCCTGAGCATGACGCCAAGACAGCGCACCCTTCCCCCGGTAACTCCTGCTACAGCTCCCCTTACTCCTCCTGGATGGACAGCGACCGGAGCCCTTGTCTCT CTTCAGACGAGGGTAGTCTGGAGATCTCCCCAAACAAGTCCGACGAGTCTTCTCTGGACTCTGAGGccgagaagaagaagaagcgcCGCGTGCTCTTCTCAAAGGTCCAGACCTTCGAGCTTGAGAGACGCTTCCGTCAGCAGCGCTATCTGTCAGCACCAGAGCGGGAGCAGCTCGCCCATCTCCTCCGCCTGACGCCGACGCAGATCAAGATCTGGTTCCAGAACCACAGGTACAAAATGAAGAGGTCGCGAGTAGAGGGAGCGCCACAAGACATAAACCAATCGCCAATGTTGCGAAGAGTAGTGGTACCCATCCTAGTTCGGGATGGCAAGCCTTATCAGACCTGTTTCATTAACACGGAGAACGGAGGCTGTCTTAGACCGACCACGTCCCCGGGTACACCcttcagtttggggtaccagtctttccagcttccgtCACCGTTCGGTCTACCTTCCCCATACCAGCATTTTGCCAGCCCGGCAGCATCTAGACACACCTTTGCTTGGAGAGACTTTCTGAATGACTCAGCTCAATTCAGTTCTTTTAAGTGA